One window of the Meriones unguiculatus strain TT.TT164.6M chromosome 13 unlocalized genomic scaffold, Bangor_MerUng_6.1 Chr13_unordered_Scaffold_28, whole genome shotgun sequence genome contains the following:
- the LOC132650706 gene encoding zinc finger protein 431-like: MKNSVTFNDVHVKFSQEEWALLEPSQKQLYKVVMLETCENLTAIGYNWDDHNIEEHFQSSTSNKRHKRAHTGEKPFKCNQCGKVFAQKSHLISHRRTHTGEKPYECNQCGKAFAENSTLLSHKRTHTGEKPYECNQCGKAFAENSTLLSHKRTHTGEKPYECNQCGKAFPQKSHLISHKRTHTGEKPYECNQCGKAFAENSTLLRHKRTHTGEKPYECNQCGKAFAENSTLLSHKRTHTGEKPYECNQCGKAFAENSTLLSHKRTHTGEKPYECNQCGKAFAKNSTLLNHKRTHTGEKPYECNQCSKAFPQKSHLIRHKRTHTGEKPYECNQCGKAFLQDEASFMMDEQDTGL, from the exons aattcagtgacctttaaTGATgtccatgtgaaattcagccaagaagagtgggccttgctggaaccttcccagaagcaactctacaaagttgtgatgctagagacctgtgaaaacctcactgctatag gctacaattgggatgaccataatattgaagaacattttcaaagttctacaagtaataaaag gcataaaagagcacacactggagagaagcctttcaaatgtaatcaatgtggtaaagtgtttgcacaaaagagtcatctcataagccatagaagaacacatactggagagaaaccttatgaatgtaaccagtgtggtaaagcctttgcagaaaacagtactctcttaagccataaaagaacacacactggagagaaaccttatgaatgtaaccagtgtggtaaagcctttgcagaaaacagtactctcttaagccataaaagaacacacactggagagaaaccttatgaatgtaaccagtgtggtaaagcctttccacaaaaaagtcatctcataagccataaaagaacacacactggagagaaaccttatgaatgtaaccagtgtggtaaagcctttgcagaaaacagtactctcttaagacataaaagaacacacactggagagaaaccttatgaatgtaatcagtgtggtaaagcctttgcagaaaacagtactctcttaagccataaaagaacacacactggagagaaaccttatgaatgtaaccagtgtggtaaagcctttgcagaaaacagtactctcttaagccataaaagaacacacactggagagaaaccttatgaatgtaaccagtgtggtaaagcctttgcaaaaaacagtactctcttaaaccataaaagaacacacactggagagaaaccttatgaatgtaaccagtgcagtaaagcctttccacaaaaaagtcatctcataaggcataaaagaacacatactggagagaaaccttatgaatgtaaccagtgtggtaaagccttt